The sequence below is a genomic window from Sphingobacterium sp. ML3W.
GATAAATTATCTTATGATTTACGTCACCAAGCGGCTAACGAAACTTCTCAACAACGTAAAAATGAGGCTTTAAAGCGTCTTCACGTTGTAGAAGCATTCCGTGGTTCAAGAGATCGTATTGAGAATCGTCCGGAGTGGATGATTGTTAAAATCGTTCCGATTATTCCACCGGAATTGCGTCCATTAGTGCCTTTAGATGGTGGTCGTTTTGCGACTTCAGATTTAAATGATTTATACCGTCGTGTTATTATCCGTAATAACCGTTTGAAACGTTTAATTGAAATCAAAGCTCCAGAAGTAATTTTACGTAATGAGAAACGTATGTTACAAGAGGCTGTCGATTCATTATTCGATAACTCACGTAAAGTTAACGCAGTGAAAACTGAAGGTAACCGTGCGTTGAAATCATTGTCTGATATTTTAAAAGGTAAACAAGGTCGTTTCCGTCAAAACTTATTGGGTAAACGTGTGGATTATTCGGCTCGTTCGGTAATCGTCGTTGGACCTCACTTGAAATTACATGAGTGTGGTATCCCTAAAGATATGGCAGCAGAACTTTACAAACCGTTTATCATTCGTAAGATGATTGAGCGTGGTATCGTGAAAACTGTAAAATCAGCCAAGAAAATTGTTGATCGTAAAGATCCAGTTGTTTGGGATATTTTAGAAAACGTGTTGAAAGGTCACCCGGTATTATTAAACCGTGCTCCTACGTTACACAGATTGGGTATTCAAGCTTTCCAACCTACATTAGTAGAGGGAAAAGCAATTCAATTACACCCATTAGTGTGTACAGCATTTAACGCGGATTTTGATGGTGACCAGATGGCAGTCCACTTACCTTTAGGTAATGCTGCAGTTTTGGAAGCCCAAGTATTGATGTTAGCTGCACATAATATTCTTAACCCTGCAAATGGTTCTCCAGTAACTGTACCTTCTCAGGATATGGTTTTGGGTCTTTATTACATTACTAAAGGCCGTAAAAGTACTGAAGAGCAAATTGTACATGGTGAAGGAATGACTTTCTACTCTTCTGAAGAGGTTATTATCGCTTTAAATGAGAAGAAAATTGATACGCATGCTTTTATCAAGGTAAAAACTAAGATCAGAAATAAAGAAGGTAATATCGTTGATGCATTAATTGATACAACAGTTGGTCGTGTTATATTCAACCAAGTTGTTCCTCATGAAGTGGGTTTTATCAACGAGTTATTGACAAAGAAATCTTTGCGTAATATCATTGGAGAAATTGTAAAAACTACGGGTATGGCTCGTGCTGCGCAGTTCTTGGATGATATGAAAGAATTAGGTTTCCAAACAGCTTTTACAGGTGGTTTATCGTTCAACTTGCAAGATTTGAATATTCCTGCCGCTAAAACTGATTTAATTCAACAAGCTACTAACGAAGTTGAAGATGTAATGGGTAACTATAATATGGGTTTCATTACAAACAACGAACGTTATAATCAAATCATCGATATTTGGACACGTATCAACAATAAGTTGACATCACACGTAATGGATATCTTATCGAATGACAATCAAGGTTTCAACTCAGTATATATGATGCTTGATTCTGGAGCGCGTGGTTCGAAAGAGCAAATTCGTCAGTTGTGTGGTATGCGTGGTTTGATGGCTAAACCTCAGAAATCAGGTTCAGCAGGTGGTGAAATTATTGAAAACCCGATTTTATCAAACTTTAAAGAAGGACTTTCAGTATTAGAATACTTTATCTCTACCCACGGTGCTCGTAAGGGTCTTGCCGATACGGCATTGAAAACTGCCGATGCGGGTTACTTAACACGTCGTTTACATGATGTGGCACAAGATATGATTGTCATGATTCAAGATTGTGGTGGTTTAAGAGGTATTTACACGACTGCATTAAAAGATAATGATGATGTTGTAGAACCGTTATATGACCGTATTTTAGGTCGTGTATCCTTATACAATGTATATGATCCTGAAACAGGTGAGTTACTTGTTTCTGAAAATGAAGATATTGAAGAAGCTACTGCTGAACGTATCGAAGCTTCAGGTATTGAAGGTATCGAGATTCGTACAGTATTGACTTGTGAGTGTAAACGTGGGGTATGTGCTTCTTGTTACGGTCGTAACTTAGCATCTGGTAAACGTGTTCAATTGGGTGAAGCTGTCGGAGTAATTGCAGCACAATCAATTGGTGAGCCAGGTACACAGTTAACGCTTCGTACGTTCCACGTCGGTGGTACGGCATCTAACATTGCCAATGAGTCTCAGATTTCTTCTAAATATGCTGGTACGGTTGAGTTTGAAAACTTACGTACAGTATCACAAGAAGGTGAAGATGGTACACATCAAGTAGTATTGGGTCGTTCTGGTGAGATTAAAATTTTGGATGAAACGAGAAAAGTTGTATTCCAACAAAATATCCCATACGGTTCCCAATTATTCGTTGAAGAAGGAAATCAAGTAGCTAAAGGTGATAAGTTAGTAGCATGGGATCCATATAATGCTGTTATTATCTCTGAGTTTGCCGGTAAAGTTGAATTTGATGCAATCGTTGAAGGTGTTACTTTCCGCGAAGAATCAGATGAGCAAACTGGTCACAAAGAGAAAGTAATTATTGAAACTCGTGATAAAACGAAAAACCCTGCTATCAAGATTATGGATAAAAAAGGGGAAGTAATTCGTACCTATAATATTCCAGTAGGAGCTCACGTTTCGGTATCGGATGGTGTAACTGTAAAAGAAGGTGGTATCTTAGTTAAGATTCCTCGTTCTACAGGTAAAACTCGAGATATTACAGGGGGTCTACCTCGTGTAACGGAATTATTTGAAGCACGTAACCCTTCTAATCCAGCTGTTGTAACGGAAATTGATGGTGTTGTAACTTTAGGTGGTGTTAAACGTGGTAACCGTGAGATTTCTATTGAGTCTCGTGATGGTCAAATTAAAAGATACCTAGTTCCACTTTCTAAGCATATTTTAGTTCAGGATAATGACTTTATCAAAGCAGGTATGCCTTTATCAGATGGTTCGATTTCTCCAGCAGATATCTTATCAATCAAAGGTCCTTCAGCAGTACAGCATTATATTGTAAATGGTATCCAAGAGGTCTACCGTCTTCAAGGTGTGAAAATCAATGATAAGCACTTTGAAACGATTGTTCACCAAATGATGCAAAAAGTTAATATCGAGGATCCAGGAGATACACGTTTCTTAGAAAAAGAAGCTGTTAACAAATGGGATTTCATGGAAGAAAATGATTCATTATATGACAAAAAAGTCGTTGTTGAATCGGGTGATTCTAATGACTTACGTCCTGGTCAGATTGTTTCGTTACGTAAATTACGTGAAGAAAACTCTAGCTTGAGACGCCGTGATCTTAAATTAGTAGAGGTTAGAGATGCAATTCCTGCAACTTCTAGTCCTTTATTGCAAGGTATCACTAGAGCTTCCTTAGGAACAAAATCATTTATCTCAGCAGCATCATTCCAAGAGACAACTAAAGTCTTGAACGAAGCGGCTATTGCAGGTAAGCGTGATAATTTATTAGGATTGAAAGAGAACGTAATTGTGGGTCACTTGATCCCTTCAGGTACAGGTCTTCGTCAGTACAGTAGTATTATCGTTGGTTCTCGTGAAGAATACGATCAATTATTAGCTTCTAAAGAAGAAGATTAATAATTCTTAAAATAACAAAAAGGGTTGCAGATTTTATCTGCAACCCTTTTTTGTTTTGGAACACATTGTAGCCCTTCTTTTCAAATGCTGTATTGTCATCTTTATATTTGTTCGTACGTTATCTTCAACAGATGATTTCTGCTGTCTGAACATCTCTTGATACTGCTTTATAGTAGTTACTATGATGGATCCTATTGTTTGTGGCAGGTGTATTTTTGATTTTTATCCGATTTAGAAATGATAGGCTTGTATGTTAGCTAAGTGTAGGTGGTCTTTATCTATAATACGGTATCATATATGACAAAAATAGCTAGCTAGGGGAGGTCATGCTTTAATTATTTTCTCTTTTATTCATAATAAAAGAGAAAATAATTAAGAATATACAAGGATTAGATTGTTCTGGACCTTTTTTTTAAGTCTGATGCATGGAAAATATATAAGCATTTTATAATCATAGTCCCATTTTAAAGGAAGTTTTTATTTTTTAGACTATTATTGTTACTGCATGTGACCGTTTTTAATACCTGTACGATTAGTAGATGAATATAGATTCATATTTAAAGCGTAAAATTAGGGAATGGAGTAAGCCGCATTTTAAAAGGTAAAGAATGGTTTTAATCCTATTTAAGTACTGAGAAAATACGGATTAATAATGAGGATTGAAATCAATCATCCAATGATACAGCAAGTTACCCCCTTTCTCAATAAATAAGCAAGAAAACGTTTGGAAGTGATTATAAAAATGGTCTATCTTTGCACCACTCCGCAAGGGAGGAACGGTCGGTTCGAAAGGGCTGACACTGAAAAAAAGAGGGTCTATGTTATTTAGACGCAGAAATCGAAAAGGTCTCCAAAAATAAATTTTCACATTTATTTTGGATATACCAAAAAGATCTCTACCTTTGCAGTCCCAACGGAAACGAAGGGAATCAAAACAAGATCGATAACGGCGCAATGCCGACATCATATAGCCGAAGCGAGATGCGGAAGCGAAAAAAGTTCTTTAAAAATATAATCATGTAACGTAACGAGTAGTGTTGAGAAACGACGAAAGTTAAAAAAAACAACCTGTTCAATTTTAGAATCAGAAATAAAATACAAGACAATTCTATTTATTATAAATAGTCTTGATCTTACACTTCATTTTACAATGGAGAGTTTGATCCTGGCTCAGGATGAACGCTAGCGGCAGGCCTAATACATGCAAGTCGGACGGGATTCAGGACTAAGCTTGCTTAGTTCTGATGAGAGTGGCGCACGGGTGCGTAACGCGTGAGCAACCTACCCATATCTGGGGGATAGCCTCTCGAAAGAGAGATTAACACCGCATAACATCAGAGAATGGCATCATTTTCTGATCAAATATTCATAGGATATGGATGGGCTCGCGTGACATTAGCTAGTTGGAGAGGTAACGGCTCACCAAGGCTACGATGTCTAGGGGCTCTGAGAGGAGAATCCCCCACACTGGTACTGAGACACGGACCAGACTCCTACGGGAGGCAGCAGTAAGGAATATTGGTCAATGGAGGCAACTCTGAACCAGCCATGCCGCGTGCAGGATGACTGCCCTATGGGTTGTAAACTGCTTTTGTCAGGGAATAAACCTACTTACGTGTAAGTAGCTGAATGTACCTGAAGAATAAGGATCGGCTAACTCCGTGCCAGCAGCCGCGGTAATACGGAGGATCCAAGCGTTATCCGGATTTATTGGGTTTAAAGGGTGCGTAGGCGGTCCTATAAGTCAGTGGTGAAAGACGGCAGCTTAACTGTCGCAGTGCCTTTGATACTGTAGGACTTGAATCTATTTGAAGTGGGCGGAATAAGACAAGTAGCGGTGAAATGCATAGATATGTCTTAGAACTCCGATTGCGAAGGCAGCTCACTAAGTTAGCATTGACGCTGATGCACGAAAGCGTGGGGATCAAACAGGATTAGATACCCTGGTAGTCCACGCCCTAAACGATGATAACTCGATGTTTGCGATACACAGTAAGCGTCCAAGCGAAAGCGTTAAGTTATCCACCTGGGGAGTACGGTCGCAAGATTGAAACTCAAAGGAATTGACGGGGGCCCGCACAAGCGGAGGAGCATGTGGTTTAATTCGATGATACGCGAGGAACCTTACCCGGGCTTGAAAGTTAGTGAATGATCCAGAGACGGATCAGTCCTTCGGGACACGAAACTAGGTGCTGCATGGCTGTCGTCAGCTCGTGCCGTGAGGTGTTGGGTTAAGTCCCGCAACGAGCGCAACCCCTATGTTTAGTTGCCAGCGAGTTATGTCGGGGACTCTAAACAGACTGCCTGTGCAAACAGTGAGGAAGGTGGGGACGACGTCAAGTCATCATGGCCCTTACGTCCGGGGCTACACACGTGCTACAATGGATGGTACAGCGGGCAGCTACATAGCAATATGATGCTAATCTCTAAAAGCCATTCACAGTTCGGATTGAGGTCTGCAACTCGACCTCATGAAGTTGGATTCGCTAGTAATCGCGTATCAGCAATGACGCGGTGAATACGTTCCCGGGCCTTGTACACACCGCCCGTCAAGCCATGAAAGTTGGGGGTACCTAAAGCATGTAACCGCAAGGAGCGTGTTAGGGTAAAACCGATAATTGGGGCTAAGTCGTAACAAGGTAGCCGTACCGGAAGGTGCGGCTGGAATACCTCCTTTCTAGAGCATTCAAGATTGAAGCTCGTTACGTATACACATGATTTATATTTTAGAAACAAAAAGAAACATTTGAAGAAATGTGCCCATCCCTGTAGGATGGTCCAGAGAGAGAATGATAAGCTAGTCCCGTAGCTCAGTTGGTTAGAGCACTACACTGATAATGTAGGGGTCAGCAGTTCAAATCTGCTCGGGACTACCATAAAACGATACGGGGAATTAGCTCAGCTGGCTAGAGCACCTGCCTTGCACGCAGGGGGTCATCGGTTCGACTCCGATATTCTCCACAGGTCTGCCCGAACACCAAGATATTGTGTTCATGATAAGGGCGACAAAGAGTTCTTTGACATATTGAAAGAAAAAAATTACAAGAGAAGACAACAGTAGAGACAATACTGTGATGTGCTCGATGTATTATGAAGACCCTCGGTCAAGGCCGAACGGATTAATGCGTAGCATCATGGTTATATATATCAAAAAGCAACCCATAGTAGCAAAAGGGCTATGAGGTGAAGAAAGTAAATAAGGGCACACGGGGGATGCCTAGGCTCTCAGAGGCGATGAAGGACGTGATAAGCTGCGATAAGCTTCGGGGATCAGCAAATGTGAGTTCGATCCGAAGATTTCCGAATGGGGCAACCTAGCATACTGAAGGTATGTTGTATAATACGCGAACGCGCTGAACTGAAACATCTAAGTAGGCGTAGGAGAAGAAAATAATAATGATTTCCCAAGTAGTGGCGAGCGAACGGGAAAGAGCCCAAACCATTGATGTTACGGCATCAGTGGGGTTGTAGGGCTGCGATGTGGCATTAGCAAACAGAAGTGGAATGGGATGGGAAGCCCAGCTATAGACGGTGATAGCCCGGTACACGTATAGAATGCTAGCCTAGCAGTACCCTGAGTACCGCGGGGTCGGAGACGCCCTGTGGGAATCTGTCAGCACCATCTGATAAGGCTAAATACTCCTGAGAGACCGATAGTGAACTAGTACCGTGAGGGAAAGGTGAAAAGAACCTCGAACAGAGGAGTGAAAAGAACCTGAAACCGTGTGCTTACAAGCGGTCGGAGCTGCCAGGTGCAGTGACGGCGTGCCTTTTGCATAATGAGCCTACGAGTTACTCTTGTCTGGCAAGGTTAAGTGGTTCAGCCACGCAGCCGAAGCGAAAGCGAGTCTTAATAGGGCGCATAGTCAGATGAGGTAGACGCGAAACCTTGTGATCTACCCTTGGGCAGGTTGAAGTTGCAGTAACATGTAATGGAGGACCGAACCGATAAACGTTGAAAAGTTTTCGGATGACCTGAGGGTAGGGG
It includes:
- the rpoC gene encoding DNA-directed RNA polymerase subunit beta', with the protein product MSYKKDNKIKSNFTSITVSLASPETILERSSGEVVKPETINYRTYKPERDGLFCERIFGPVKDYECHCGKYKRIRYKGIVCDRCGVEVTEKKVRRERMGHISLVVPVAHIWYFRSLPNKIGYLLGLPTKRLDMIIYYERYVVIQAGIKEDDGINYMDFLTEEEYLDILDTLPKENQYLDDNDPQKFVAKMGAEALEELLKRIDLDKLSYDLRHQAANETSQQRKNEALKRLHVVEAFRGSRDRIENRPEWMIVKIVPIIPPELRPLVPLDGGRFATSDLNDLYRRVIIRNNRLKRLIEIKAPEVILRNEKRMLQEAVDSLFDNSRKVNAVKTEGNRALKSLSDILKGKQGRFRQNLLGKRVDYSARSVIVVGPHLKLHECGIPKDMAAELYKPFIIRKMIERGIVKTVKSAKKIVDRKDPVVWDILENVLKGHPVLLNRAPTLHRLGIQAFQPTLVEGKAIQLHPLVCTAFNADFDGDQMAVHLPLGNAAVLEAQVLMLAAHNILNPANGSPVTVPSQDMVLGLYYITKGRKSTEEQIVHGEGMTFYSSEEVIIALNEKKIDTHAFIKVKTKIRNKEGNIVDALIDTTVGRVIFNQVVPHEVGFINELLTKKSLRNIIGEIVKTTGMARAAQFLDDMKELGFQTAFTGGLSFNLQDLNIPAAKTDLIQQATNEVEDVMGNYNMGFITNNERYNQIIDIWTRINNKLTSHVMDILSNDNQGFNSVYMMLDSGARGSKEQIRQLCGMRGLMAKPQKSGSAGGEIIENPILSNFKEGLSVLEYFISTHGARKGLADTALKTADAGYLTRRLHDVAQDMIVMIQDCGGLRGIYTTALKDNDDVVEPLYDRILGRVSLYNVYDPETGELLVSENEDIEEATAERIEASGIEGIEIRTVLTCECKRGVCASCYGRNLASGKRVQLGEAVGVIAAQSIGEPGTQLTLRTFHVGGTASNIANESQISSKYAGTVEFENLRTVSQEGEDGTHQVVLGRSGEIKILDETRKVVFQQNIPYGSQLFVEEGNQVAKGDKLVAWDPYNAVIISEFAGKVEFDAIVEGVTFREESDEQTGHKEKVIIETRDKTKNPAIKIMDKKGEVIRTYNIPVGAHVSVSDGVTVKEGGILVKIPRSTGKTRDITGGLPRVTELFEARNPSNPAVVTEIDGVVTLGGVKRGNREISIESRDGQIKRYLVPLSKHILVQDNDFIKAGMPLSDGSISPADILSIKGPSAVQHYIVNGIQEVYRLQGVKINDKHFETIVHQMMQKVNIEDPGDTRFLEKEAVNKWDFMEENDSLYDKKVVVESGDSNDLRPGQIVSLRKLREENSSLRRRDLKLVEVRDAIPATSSPLLQGITRASLGTKSFISAASFQETTKVLNEAAIAGKRDNLLGLKENVIVGHLIPSGTGLRQYSSIIVGSREEYDQLLASKEED